A region from the Lycium barbarum isolate Lr01 chromosome 8, ASM1917538v2, whole genome shotgun sequence genome encodes:
- the LOC132606794 gene encoding jasmonate-induced oxygenase 3-like gives MSRFESWPEPIIRVQELSESGIKEIPKHFVKLLADRPCFKETTSHVKEENNIPLIDLENLNSTDESIRHETMELISTACRDWGFFQVVNHGVSHELMANARGVWREFFQLPLEEKQKFANSPVTYEGYGSRLGVEKGAKLDWCDYFFLHYLPEGLKDDDKWPSLPISCRQTIAEYGQEVVKLCEKLLKILSINLGLNEDYLHQSYGGDREIGACLRVNIYPKCPQPDLTLGLSPHSDPGGLTVLLSDTNVAGLQVRRGDNWITVKPVPNAFVVNIGDQIQVLSNGMYKSVEHRAIVNSVKERVSMALFYNPGGDILIKPADELVTEDQPEIYSPTTFNKYRAFIRTRGPYGKSQVESLKSPR, from the exons ATGAGTCGGTTTGAAAGCTGGCCAGAGCCAATTATACGAGTTCAAGAGCTGTCCGAAAGTGGCATTAAGGAAATCCCCAAACACTTTGTTAAACTGCTAGCGGACAGACCATGCTTCAAGGAGACAACGTCCCATGTTAAGGAAGAAAATAATATTCCATTGATTGACCTAGAAAACCTGAATTCAACCGATGAATCTATTCGACATGAAACAATGGAACTCATTTCTACGGCGTGTCGGGACTGGGGCTTTTTCCAGGTGGTGAATCACGGTGTTAGCCATGAACTCATGGCTAACGCACGTGgtgtttggcgagagttttttcaacttccattggaggagaagcaGAAGTTTGCGAATTCTCCAGTTACTTATGAGGGTTATGGAAGTAGGCTTGGAGTGGAGAAAGGTGCTAAATTGGATTGGTGTGATTATTTCTTCCTTCATTATCTTCCTGAAGGATTGAAGGACGATGACAAATGGCCTAGTCTTCCTATTTCATGCAG GCAAACCATTGCAGAATATGGACAAGAAGTAGTGAAGCTATGTGAAAAGTTACTCAAAATCTTATCTATAAACCTCGGATTAAATGAAGATTATCTACACCAAAGCTATGGAGGAGACAGAGAAATAGGTGCATGTTTAAGGGTAAATATTTACCCAAAATGTCCACAACCGGACCTAACACTGGGCCTCTCTCCTCATTCTGATCCTGGTGGCCTGACCGTTCTCCTCTCTGACACCAACGTCGCCGGCCTCCAAGTCCGTCGTGGCGATAATTGGATAACTGTTAAACCTGTTCCTAATGCCTTTGTTGTCAACATTGGAGATCAAATTCAG GTATTAAGTAATGGAATGTACAAGAGTGTAGAGCACCGTGCTATCGTTAATTCGGTCAAAGAACGTGTTTCTATGGCATTGTTTTATAATCCAGGAGGTGACATACTTATCAAACCTGCAGATGAACTTGTAACGGAGGACCAGCCGGAGATATATTCTCCGACGACATTCAACAAGTATCGAGCTTTCATCAGAACAAGGGGTCCTTATGGCAAATCTCAAGTTGAATCACTAAAATCCCCAAGATAA